In Streptacidiphilus sp. P02-A3a, the DNA window GAGCTCGCGGCGCTGCGGGAGACCACCCGGTCCGACGGCGAGCGCGGCCGGATGGAGCTGGAGGCCGTCCGCAAGGAGGCCGACGCGCTGCGCCGCAAGCTGCGCAGCCTGGAGGCGGACACCCGGCGGGCGGAGGCGGCCACCCGCAAGGTGACCGTCGAGCTGGAGGCGCTGAAGGCCGCCGGGGTGACCGAACGCGGCACCGCCGACAGCGAGTTGCGTCGGCTCAAGCACCGGCTGGCCGAGGCCGAGTCGGCCCTGGAGACGGCCAAGCGGGCCACCCGCGAGGGCCGCGGTACCGAGGACATGCGGCTGCGGCTGCTGCTGGACGTGGTCCTGCAGGGCGCGCAGGGGTTGCAGCGGGAGCTGGGCCTGGCGCCGGTCTCCAGCCGTCCGGCGGACTCGGTGGAGGCGGTCAGCCCGACCACGGCCTCGCCGCACGACGTGGCCCGCCGGGCGCTGGACGCGGACGATCCGGCGCTGCTGGACCAACTGCTGCAACTGCCGATGGCGCACCTGGTGGTGGACGGCTACAACGTGACCAAGAGCGGCTATCCGACGCTGCCGCTGGAGAAGCAGCGGGCGCGGCTGCTCACCGGCCTCTCGCTGCTGGCCAGGCACAGCGGGGCCGAGGTGACCTGCGTCTTCGACGGCAAGGACCTGGACGCCCCGGTGCCGATGGCGCCGCCGCGCGGGGTGCGGGTGCTGTTCAGCCGCTCCGGCGAGACCGCCGACGAACTGATCCGCCGTCTGGTGCGGGCGGAGCCGGAGGGGCGTCCGGTGGTGGTGGTCTCCACCGACCGGGAGGTGGCCGACGGGGTGCGCAAGGCGGGCGCCCGTCCGGTGCCCTCGGCGATGCTGCTGCGGCGGCTGGTCCGCACCTGACGCCGTTACCGCATCCCCCGGTTCACCCGATTACTAACACGGACATTTCACCGCATTAGCTGACGGTTTTCACCCCGGGGGCGACAGACCGATATCGGTCTCACTAGTCTCTCCTCTCGAACCTCTGTCCTGACGATCGCCCGACGGGCGATGCGGGGGTTCCCGCCCAGTACCGGGCGCCGTCCTCGGGGGTCGACGGCACGGGTCGCGTGGCGGTCGCCGGAAGGGAACTGAGACTCTCGTGGCCTCACACCGCCGCCCCAAGCAACCCAACCGCGCCCGCGTGTCGGTGCTGACCGCGGCGGCTGCCACGGCCGTCGCACTCTCCGCGCAGGCGGGTGCGCAGGCGGCGCCCGGGATGACCCTCAGCCAGGCCACCAAGGAGGTGGCGGCGGACCGGCAGGCGGCCGACACGGCGGGTCAGCAGTACGACACCGCGCAGACCCAGGAGCAGACGCTCCAGGCGCAGGTGTCGCTGCTGCAGAACGAGATCGCGCGCGAGCAGGGCACGGTCAACCAGGAGGAGGCCACCCTGGGGGCCGAGGCGGCGGCCCAGTACCGCAGCGGCTCGGTGGACCCGTCCGTGCAGATGATGCTCTCGGCGGACCCCACGTCCTACCTGAACCAGGCGTCGCTCCAGGGCGAGCTGGACGCCACCCAGGAGGCGGTCTTCGCCGACATCCAGTCCCAGCAGCAGCTGCTGGACCGGCAGAAGGCCGAGGCCACCAGCGAACTCGCGTCCGAGCAGACGCTGTTGAAGCAGATGCAGCAGACCAAGGCGAGCGCGCTGGCGAAGCTCAAGCAGGCCCAGTCGATCATGGAGTCGCTGACCCCGGTCCAGCAGACCCAGGTGAACACCGCCGCGGGCGGCGGCGCCAACAGCGCCACCGGCGGCGGGTACGGCTCGGTCGGGGACACCAACGCCAGCTCGATGAGCGTGGCCCAGGTGCAGGCGGAGCTCGGCGGCATCTCGCCGGAGGCACGGACCGCGATGGAGGCGGCGCTCGGCCAGGTCGGCATCGCGCCGTACGCGTGGGGCGGCGCCTCGCCCGCCGGGTTCGACTGCTCGGGCCTGGTGATGTGGGCCTACGCGCACGCCGGGATCAGCCTGCCGCACTCCTCGCAGGCGGACGAGAGCGTGGGCAGCTACGTTCCCGAGTCGGACATCCAGGTCGGCGACATCGTGGTGCTGGAGGGCGGCAACCACGTCGGCCTCTACGCGGGCCACGGCATGCTGCTGAACGCCCCGGAGTACGGCTACACCGTCTCCATCATGCCGATCTCGGACTTCGGCGGGGTCGTCGCCGTCCGCCGGGTCTGACCGGAGCGCTGTGGTCCGGCTGTGTGACTGTTGCCACAGCCGGTCCGGCATTCCGGGCGATCCGACCGATTTGACTGCGATGTCGTCGGCACAGGGTGATCCGGTGACTCCAAGGCGTCGCCCGGGCGACAGGCAGTCCAACCGTCAGGAATGTTTTGCCGACAATGATTTGAATGGATCACGGTTAGGTCACTAGGGTCGATCACCGAACCACCGCGAAGTCGATCACCCAGCCTGGGTGGCAGCGGCGGTTTCCGCCGAGTCCGAGGCGTGGCAGGGCGCTGGCCGCCCACAGGGGAAGCCGACAACTCGGAGCCGGGGAACCACTTGTTCCTCGGGGTGAATCGACGTCAGGCCGGTCCCGGACCGGTGAGGCGCCGTAGGGCGATCTTCCAGCCCGAACCCGTCAGCTCACCCGGTAGGCGGCCGTAGGAAGAAGGAGCTCGCCTTCGTGGCGTCCCATCGCCGTCCCAAATCACCCAGCCGAGCCCGGGCCACCGTGCTGACCGCCGCCGCCGCCACCGCCGTGGCCGTCACCGCCAACGCGCAGGCCGCGCAGGCCGCCCCGCAGCCCACCACCGCCTCGCTGACCGCACAGGTGCGGACGCTGAACACGGCCGCCGACGCCGCCGTGCAGCGCTACGACCAGCAGCAGGAACAGCAGCAGCAGGAGCAGCAGCAGATCACCACGCTGCAGAACGAGATCGCCCGGCAGCAGGCCGCGGTGAACGCGCGGGAGGCGGCCCTCGGGGCCACCGCCGCCGCGCAGTACCGCGACGGCTCGATCGACCCGGCGGTGGCGCTGATGCTCTCGTCCAACCCCTCGAACTTCCTGGACCAGGCGTCCGCCACCGCCCAGGTCGACAACAACCAGGCGCAGTCGCTCGGGGCGCTGCAGAGCGAGCAGACCACGCTGTCCAACGAGAAGGGCCTGGCCGAGTCCAAGTTGAAGGCGCTGGACGCGACCAGCAAGGAGTTGGCCGCCGCCAAGGCCGCCGCCCAGCAGAAGCTGGCCGCCGCGCAGGCCCGGCTGAACTCGTTCACCGCCGCCCAGCGGGCCGCGGTCCAGGCGGCGCTGAACGGCCCCAGCACCAGCGGCCACACCGGCGACAACACCGCCCCCCAGGCCGGTTCCGGCTCCAGCTCCGGCTCCGGTTCCAGCTCCAACGGCGGCTCCGGCTCCGGTTCCAGCGGCGCGACGAACCCGGGCCACGCCACCTCCGGGGACTCGATCGAGGCGGCGGCCTTCGCCGCGGCGGAGAGCAGGATCGGCGACGCCTACGTCTGGGGCGACACCGGTCCCAGCACCTTCGACTGCTCCGGCCTGATGATGTGGGCCTACGCGCAGGCGGGCATGAACATCGGCCGGACCACCTACGACCAGATCAACGTGGGTACCCCGGTCAGCAGCGTGTCCGACCTCCAGGTCGGTGACCTGGTCTTCTTCAACGGCAACACGCACGTCGGCATGTGGGCGGGCAACGGCATGATCCTGCACGCCCCGCACAGCGGCGCGGAGGTGCGCTTCGAGTCGATCGACACCGTCGGCACCATCTACGCGATGCGCCACCTCTAGCCGACGCCACCCGAACGGCGGTACGGGCCCGACCCCCGCGGGGGTCGGGCCCGTCGTCGTTTCCGGGTCGGCCCCGGCGCCTCGACCCGAGCTGGGGGCGGCTGACCCGGCGTCTGTTCGCCCTCCTGTGCGGAATGGGTGAATATTTTCGTGCTTGTGGTGGTTTGGACTCGCCGCTCCGGAATCGCTAACGTCTGGCTCCGGTCCTCCGCGCCGTCGACCGCCCTCCCCGGGCGGCACCGGAGGCCGCCAGGTCCGCGCGGACGCAGCCGGCGTCACGCCCACCGGATCCGGCATCGGACGAATGGAGTCCGCCCACGTGGCGTCCCACCGACGTGCCCGACCGCTGGGCCAGGGTTCGGCCGTGACCGTGCTCACCCGAACCGCCGCCTCGCTGGTGACGGTCACCGCCGCCGTCCTGTCCGGCGGCGGCAGCGCGCTCGCCGACCCGGCCACCCCGGCCACCCCCGGCGAGGTCCAGCAGCGGGTCGACGCCCTGTACGGGCAGGCCGAGGCCGCCGGGCAGCGCTACGACGGAGCGGTCGAGCAGCAGCACTCGCTGCAACGGGACATCTCGCTGCTCCAGCAGCGCATCGCCGCCGAGCAGCAGCGCGTGAACAACCTGGACCAGGGCATGGGCGCGCTGGCGGAGGCCCAGTACCGGCAGGGCGGCGGGATGGACCCGCTGGTGCAGCTGGTCTTCAGCGCCGACCCGCAGCGCTACCTGGAGCAGGCGACCACCATGGCCGAGGCCGACGGCGCGCTCGCCACCGTGCTCGGCTCGATCGAGGCCGACCAGCGGCAGCTGGCCCGGGACAAGGCCCGGACGGTCGCCCAACTCGCCCGGCTGGACGCGGTCCGGCAGGTGGTCGCGGGCAGCAAGGCCGAGGTCCAGCACCGGATCGGCCGCGCCCAGGCGCTGCTGGCCGGCCTCTCCGGCACGCAGCGCGACCAGCTGGCGCAGGCCGCGGACAGCGCCGCCTCGCTGGCGGCGCAGGCCGCCGCCGCCGTGCTGCCGCCCGACCAGGGGCCCGCCGACAGCCGCGCCGCCGCCGCGCTCGACGCCGCCCGGAGCATGCTCGGCCGCCCCTACGTCTACGGCGCCGCCGGACCCTCCGCCTTCGACTGCTCCGGGCTGATGTACTGGTCCTGGCGGCACGCCGGGGTGGTGCTGCCGCGCACCTCGCAGGGGCAGGCGTTCGCCGGGCAGCGGATCCCGCTGAGCGAGGCCCGGCCCGGGGATCTTGTGATCTACTACGGCGATATGCACCACGTCGGCATGTACGCAGGCAACGGGATGGTCATCCACGCCCCCTACCCGGGCGCGCGGGTGCGCTACGAACGCGCCACCGACATGCCGGTCGTCGAAGTGGTCCGGGTCTGATGCCGATAGCCAGGCGGCGCCTGCTGGCGGCGGGCGCGGGCCTGCTGCTCGGCGCCGCCGGGTGCGCCGTCGGCGGCTCCGGCCACGGGGCCGACACCGCCGCCGACACCGCCGCCGTGCAGGCGGTGCTGGACCGGCGGGCGGCGGCGGTGCTGCACCGGGACCGGGCCGCGCTGCGAGCCACCGTGCTGCCGGGCGAGACCGGGCTGAGCGCCCGCCAGGCCGCCTGGCTGGGCAACCTGGCGCGGCTGCCGCTGGCCTCCTGGGAGTACCGGCTGCTGTCGACCAACGCCTACCCGCTCCCGGCGGAGCTGACCGGAGGCGGCGCGCGGCGACTCGCCACCAGCGTCCAACTGGCCTACCGGCTGGCCGGGTTCGACAGCGAACCGGTCACCGCGACCGAGTACCTGACCTTCGCCGACAGCGGCGGCGACTGGTACCTGGCGTCCGACACCGACCGTCCCGGCGGCGACACCGAACTGTGGGACCTGGGCCCGGTCACCGCCGTGACCGGCCGCTACTCGCTGGTCCTGGGCCTGGGCACGCGGGCCGCGCTGGAGCCCTTCGGGCAGCTGGCGGACCGCGCCGTCCCGGCGGTCAGCGCGGTCTGGGGCGACGGCTGGGGGCAGCGGACGGTACTGCTGGTGCCCTCGACCACCGACCAGTTCGCCGCGCTGCTGGGAACGGACCCGGCGGGGTTCGGCTCGATCGCCGCCGTCACCTCCGGCGAACTGGGCGCGGCCGAGGCCCGGCGGACCGAGCGGATCACCGTCAACCCGCCGGTCTGGGCCGAGCTCAGCGGCTTCGGACGGCAGGTGGTGACCACCCACGAGACCACGCACGTGGCCACCCGGGCCGTCACCGACAGCTGGACCCCGCGCTGGCTCGCCGAGGGCGCCGCCAACTGGACCGGCTACCTGAACAGCGGACGCACCCCCGCGCAGATCTGCCCGGAGCTGGCGGCGGACGTCGCCGCCGGGCGGATCCCCGACCGGCTGCCCGCCGACAGCGCCTTCGACGGCTCCGCGCCGGACCTGGCACAGACCTACGAGCAGGCCTGGTTCGGCTGCCGCAGCATCGTGCTCCGGCACGGCCAGGCCGCGCTGGTCGCGTTCTACCGGGCCGTCGCCGCGACCGGCGGCGCGGGCGGGCAGCGGGCCGCGGTGGACACCGCGCTGCGCCGCACCACCGGCACCGGGCTGACCGCCTTCACCGCGCAGTGGCGAGCCGATCTGCTCGCGGCGCTGCGCTGACCGGCGTCCGCACCGGTCCGGCGGTCTCCCGCCACAGCCTGCGGCAGGACAGCAGCGCCGCCGCCAGTAGCAGCAGGTTGCGGACCACCAGCGCGACGCTGCCCAGCGGCCGGAACGCCATCACGTCCGCGAACAGCAGCGGGAACTCCAGGAAGGTGAACGGACAGGCGGCCAGCAGCAGCCAGGCCACCGGCCGCTGGGTGGTCCGCCCCGACGTCAGGCAGACCGCCGCCAGGCCGACCAGCCACACCAGGTACTGCGGGCTGATCACCCGGCTGGTCACCACGAACAGCAGCAGCGCGGTCAGCGCCGCGTCCAGCGGGGTGGCCTCGGTCCACCGGCGGGCCCGGGCCCGCCACAGCAGCAGCCAGCCGAACGCGCCCGCGGACAGCCCCACCATCAGCCCGCCGACCAGCGCCACCCCGCCGCCGAGCAGCTCCACCGAGCCGTAGTTCATCGCCGCGTGCCCGTGCCAGCCGAGCAGCCGGGCCGCCTCGAACGGCAGCGCGCCGACCGACTCCACCTCGACCCCACGGCTCTCCTGGAAGCCGAGGAAGGAGAACGCGCCGTTCATGGTGACCGCGAAGACGAAGCCCAGGGCCAGCGCCGACCCGGCCACCGCCAGTACCGCGTCCCTGGTCCGGCGGCCCCGGGGGCGCCCAGCACGGTCAGCGCCGGCCACACCTTCAGCATCGCGCCGACCCCCGCCAGCACCCCGCCCAGCACCGGACGCCGCGCCGCCGCCAGCAGCCCGGCCACCGCCACCACGGTCACCACCAGGTCGAACCGGCAGAACACGGTCGGCCCCAGCAGCGGCACCGCCAGGACCCACAGCCACACCCCGGCCCGGCTGCCGCCGCGCCGCCAGGCCCGCAGCAGCAGCGCCGTCGCCAGCGCGTCGCAGGCCGCCACCATGACCAGGAAGCCGGTGAAGTACGACCAGGGCAGCCAGCCGGGCAGCAGCATCACCAGCGCCGCCAGCGGCGGGTACTGCCAGGTCATGTCGTCCAGCGGGAAGGTCCCGGTGGCCAGCACCTGGGACCAGCCCTGGTAGATCACCTTGACGTCGGTGGTCAGCGCGAGCCCGCCCAGCGGCACCAGGTCCAGCACCGTCAGCAGCAGCAGGCACCGGGTCCCGGCCCAGACCAGCGACGGCGCCCACAGCCGCCGCGCGCCCCCGGACGGGGGGCGGAACTCGGAACTGATCTCGGTGCCGATGAGGGTCCTCGCCGGATGTCAGGGAGACGGGCTTCGCCGCACCGCGGCCGTGCTGCCCTATCGTACGGACCACGAACCGCCGCACCGTGGACCTCGAAGGGCAAGCCGCCAGCACATGGACAAGACGCTCATCGTCACCAACGACTTCCCGCCCCGCCCCGGCGGCATCCAGACCTTCGTGCACAACATGGCGGTGCGGATGCCCGGCGGGCTGATCACGGTGTACGCGTCCACCTGGCGGGACGGCGCGGAGGCGGCCCGCTTCGACGCGGAGCAGCCGTTCCAGGTGATCCGCGACCGCGGCACGATGCTGCTGCCCACCCCCCGGGTGACCCGGCGCGCCGCGGAGATCCTGCGCGCCGAGGGCTGCGGCTCGGTGTGGTTCGGCGCGGCGGCCCCGCTGGGGCTGATGGCCCCGGCGCTGCGCCGGGCCGGGGCCGGGCGGCTGCTGGGGATGACGCACGGTCACGAGGCCGCCTGGGCGCAGCTCCCGGGCTCCCGGCAGCTGCTGCGCCGGATCGGCGCGGGCACCGACACCCTCACCTACCTGGGCGAGTACACCCGCTCCCGGATCGCCGCGGCGGTCGGCCCGCGGGCCGCCGCCCGGATGCGGCAGGTCCCGCCGGGGGTGGACGAGAAGACCTTCCACCCGGACTCCGGCGGCGCCGAGCTGCGGGCCGGGCTGGGCCTGGCCGACCGTCCGGTGGTGGTCTGCGTGTCCCGGCTGGTGCCGCGCAAGGGGCAGGACACGCTGATCCGGGCGCTGCCCGGGGTGCTCGCGGCGGTCCCGGACGCGGTGCTGCTGATCGTCGGCGACGGCCCCTACCGGGCCGACCTGGAGCGGCTGGCGGCGGAG includes these proteins:
- a CDS encoding NYN domain-containing protein gives rise to the protein MPADARPGPDAEADAEAEADADADAEADADAAAEQLDRPLPEGVRRRVVGIAADALATVPAAELPARLRPYAKFTPVQRARRGATAIAAALEADPQFRLRIADRVRQGQPDLVSVLESGVLPAAVDPLDVAAVAYLLRPSGWSKLVGEAGEEAERAESEGAAAESARLVEKLQVELAALRETTRSDGERGRMELEAVRKEADALRRKLRSLEADTRRAEAATRKVTVELEALKAAGVTERGTADSELRRLKHRLAEAESALETAKRATREGRGTEDMRLRLLLDVVLQGAQGLQRELGLAPVSSRPADSVEAVSPTTASPHDVARRALDADDPALLDQLLQLPMAHLVVDGYNVTKSGYPTLPLEKQRARLLTGLSLLARHSGAEVTCVFDGKDLDAPVPMAPPRGVRVLFSRSGETADELIRRLVRAEPEGRPVVVVSTDREVADGVRKAGARPVPSAMLLRRLVRT
- a CDS encoding NlpC/P60 family protein yields the protein MASHRRPKQPNRARVSVLTAAAATAVALSAQAGAQAAPGMTLSQATKEVAADRQAADTAGQQYDTAQTQEQTLQAQVSLLQNEIAREQGTVNQEEATLGAEAAAQYRSGSVDPSVQMMLSADPTSYLNQASLQGELDATQEAVFADIQSQQQLLDRQKAEATSELASEQTLLKQMQQTKASALAKLKQAQSIMESLTPVQQTQVNTAAGGGANSATGGGYGSVGDTNASSMSVAQVQAELGGISPEARTAMEAALGQVGIAPYAWGGASPAGFDCSGLVMWAYAHAGISLPHSSQADESVGSYVPESDIQVGDIVVLEGGNHVGLYAGHGMLLNAPEYGYTVSIMPISDFGGVVAVRRV
- a CDS encoding NlpC/P60 family protein, whose translation is MASHRRPKSPSRARATVLTAAAATAVAVTANAQAAQAAPQPTTASLTAQVRTLNTAADAAVQRYDQQQEQQQQEQQQITTLQNEIARQQAAVNAREAALGATAAAQYRDGSIDPAVALMLSSNPSNFLDQASATAQVDNNQAQSLGALQSEQTTLSNEKGLAESKLKALDATSKELAAAKAAAQQKLAAAQARLNSFTAAQRAAVQAALNGPSTSGHTGDNTAPQAGSGSSSGSGSSSNGGSGSGSSGATNPGHATSGDSIEAAAFAAAESRIGDAYVWGDTGPSTFDCSGLMMWAYAQAGMNIGRTTYDQINVGTPVSSVSDLQVGDLVFFNGNTHVGMWAGNGMILHAPHSGAEVRFESIDTVGTIYAMRHL
- a CDS encoding C40 family peptidase, which translates into the protein MTVLTRTAASLVTVTAAVLSGGGSALADPATPATPGEVQQRVDALYGQAEAAGQRYDGAVEQQHSLQRDISLLQQRIAAEQQRVNNLDQGMGALAEAQYRQGGGMDPLVQLVFSADPQRYLEQATTMAEADGALATVLGSIEADQRQLARDKARTVAQLARLDAVRQVVAGSKAEVQHRIGRAQALLAGLSGTQRDQLAQAADSAASLAAQAAAAVLPPDQGPADSRAAAALDAARSMLGRPYVYGAAGPSAFDCSGLMYWSWRHAGVVLPRTSQGQAFAGQRIPLSEARPGDLVIYYGDMHHVGMYAGNGMVIHAPYPGARVRYERATDMPVVEVVRV
- a CDS encoding glycosyltransferase 87 family protein — encoded protein: MLDLVPLGGLALTTDVKVIYQGWSQVLATGTFPLDDMTWQYPPLAALVMLLPGWLPWSYFTGFLVMVAACDALATALLLRAWRRGGSRAGVWLWVLAVPLLGPTVFCRFDLVVTVVAVAGLLAAARRPVLGGVLAGVGAMLKVWPALTVLGAPGAAGPGTRYWRWPGRRWPWASSSRSP
- a CDS encoding glycosyltransferase family 4 protein, coding for MDKTLIVTNDFPPRPGGIQTFVHNMAVRMPGGLITVYASTWRDGAEAARFDAEQPFQVIRDRGTMLLPTPRVTRRAAEILRAEGCGSVWFGAAAPLGLMAPALRRAGAGRLLGMTHGHEAAWAQLPGSRQLLRRIGAGTDTLTYLGEYTRSRIAAAVGPRAAARMRQVPPGVDEKTFHPDSGGAELRAGLGLADRPVVVCVSRLVPRKGQDTLIRALPGVLAAVPDAVLLIVGDGPYRADLERLAAETGVAGSVRFTGAVPWSELPAHYGAGDVYAMPCRTRRGGLDVEGLGIVYLEASATGLPVVAGDSGGAPDAVLEGETGYVVPGRDLRALTDRLVELLLDPALRARLGARGRDWVERNWRWDLLAQRLAELL